One window of Anaerolineae bacterium genomic DNA carries:
- a CDS encoding MTH938/NDUFAF3 family protein: protein MIRDCSFGAIVIKGKQYTSDLIIYPDGHIEASWYRRKGHSLSLDDINKLVESKPEVIIAGTGVSGLMRPESGLDKLLLEKGIEFIAQPNQKAIKIYNELSSIKKVGACFHLTC, encoded by the coding sequence ATGATTAGGGATTGTTCATTTGGGGCCATTGTTATTAAAGGCAAACAATATACCTCAGACCTTATTATCTATCCTGATGGGCATATAGAGGCTTCGTGGTATCGAAGGAAAGGGCACAGCCTTTCATTAGATGATATAAACAAACTTGTTGAATCTAAACCAGAAGTCATTATTGCCGGGACCGGTGTCAGCGGATTAATGAGGCCTGAGTCCGGACTTGATAAATTGCTTCTTGAAAAAGGCATAGAGTTTATTGCGCAGCCGAACCAGAAGGCAATTAAAATTTACAATGAACTGTCATCTATAAAAAAGGTCGGCGCCTGTTTTCATTTAACATGTTAA
- a CDS encoding BON domain-containing protein yields MKNYFAAILCLVLLVMGYGCTTFYNAAVDERNVRTVASDTKIKATILQKFIEDNVVKTFDIDISCYYGHVYLIGEYDVEKQKNRAIEIAGNVEGVKDVTTYLLKKKDGDPCGATDNLAMKAKIKAKLIKDGDIWSTNVDVTVIQCNVVFVGIVGSDKEIEKIIAHAESIGGIRSVKSFLKVAPHYNQ; encoded by the coding sequence ATGAAAAACTATTTTGCGGCAATATTATGCCTTGTGCTTCTGGTAATGGGTTATGGATGTACTACCTTTTATAATGCGGCCGTGGATGAACGCAATGTGCGTACAGTGGCCAGCGACACAAAGATTAAGGCCACGATCCTGCAAAAATTTATCGAAGACAATGTTGTTAAGACCTTTGATATCGATATAAGCTGTTATTATGGCCATGTTTACTTAATCGGTGAATATGATGTGGAAAAACAAAAAAACAGAGCCATTGAAATTGCCGGGAATGTTGAAGGGGTAAAAGATGTAACCACCTATCTTCTCAAAAAGAAAGATGGTGATCCATGTGGAGCAACGGACAATCTTGCCATGAAGGCAAAGATTAAAGCCAAACTCATCAAGGATGGGGATATCTGGTCAACCAATGTCGACGTAACAGTTATTCAATGCAACGTGGTATTTGTGGGTATTGTAGGATCAGATAAGGAAATAGAGAAAATTATTGCTCATGCTGAAAGTATAGGAGGAATTCGAAGCGTCAAATCTTTCCTGAAGGTAGCGCCACACTACAACCAATAA
- a CDS encoding MlaD family protein yields the protein MDLDFSKKEKIVGTFIIFIIIILLTTVAVIGRGKDWFKTYITYYTTFDESYNLKEDAAVKLFKADIGKVKKIILVENRVKVKLAILEEYSSRIRSDSVAIVESPTFIGSEYISLKPGSADSPLIPEGGEINSTAKKMISDFMSEFQIEKTAKKVIRMVQDISEITQIMRDPNGPFFTTVNNLNKTVSHLEAITGDIQAGKGTVGSILKSREVLQIILDDLDKVTQILKSIAEASSKAPEITKKVVEGVSDSISSIKRILKEIEEGSLDIPEVTRSTKRGVNEIRDGVENIDKVVESVKENFLIKPNLPPEPKGKNIDAGLRQ from the coding sequence ATGGATCTTGATTTCAGCAAAAAAGAAAAAATAGTAGGAACGTTTATAATATTTATAATTATTATACTGCTGACCACAGTAGCTGTTATCGGCAGGGGTAAAGACTGGTTTAAAACATACATTACATATTATACTACCTTTGATGAAAGTTATAATCTTAAGGAAGATGCTGCTGTAAAACTATTTAAAGCAGATATAGGAAAGGTAAAAAAAATTATACTTGTTGAAAACAGGGTTAAGGTTAAGCTGGCTATTTTAGAGGAATATTCTTCCAGAATAAGAAGCGATTCTGTTGCAATTGTGGAAAGCCCGACATTTATCGGGTCTGAATATATTTCCCTTAAACCAGGAAGCGCCGACAGCCCCCTGATACCTGAGGGCGGAGAAATCAATTCCACGGCAAAAAAAATGATATCCGACTTTATGTCAGAGTTCCAGATTGAAAAAACAGCTAAAAAGGTTATCAGGATGGTCCAGGATATCTCAGAAATAACACAAATAATGCGGGATCCCAATGGCCCTTTTTTTACAACCGTCAACAACTTAAACAAAACTGTTTCTCATCTTGAAGCTATTACCGGCGATATACAAGCCGGCAAGGGGACTGTCGGCAGTATACTAAAATCCAGGGAAGTTCTGCAGATCATACTTGATGATCTTGACAAAGTAACTCAGATTCTAAAAAGCATTGCCGAGGCATCTTCAAAAGCGCCTGAAATAACAAAAAAAGTCGTAGAGGGAGTATCGGATAGCATCTCAAGTATTAAAAGAATATTAAAAGAGATTGAAGAAGGAAGCCTTGATATACCTGAGGTTACACGGTCTACAAAGAGAGGGGTTAACGAAATCAGGGATGGAGTAGAAAATATAGACAAGGTAGTTGAATCGGTTAAAGAAAATTTTTTGATAAAACCGAATCTTCCGCCTGAACCAAAAGGCAAAAATATTGATGCCGGCTTGCGGCAATAA
- a CDS encoding ABC transporter permease: MYQIAGYIGRKTFKSVNHILDLFAFTYRIFNLILQRPKEGRVLVRRVMLEQIYFTAVQALPLLIPIALIVGSMLIVQFARISNQYDTGTTMVLLIVRELGPGITALLVILRSATSVTIEIGYMKIFHEIDAIEMAGIDPIRTICLPRLIGITSAILCLFIVFDLVSIVGGYGVVWSFTHIDLGDFLGQIAKAVSPTDIIVGIVKALCFGIIITVTCLYHGFSIKKNITGLPVATSKAAIKCFFYCLIINVVISIIFYM; the protein is encoded by the coding sequence ATGTATCAAATAGCGGGTTACATAGGCAGAAAAACCTTTAAATCTGTCAACCACATTCTGGATCTATTTGCCTTTACTTACAGAATATTCAATCTGATCCTTCAAAGGCCCAAAGAAGGCAGAGTTCTTGTCAGAAGAGTTATGCTGGAACAGATATATTTTACGGCTGTGCAAGCCCTTCCCTTGCTTATTCCGATTGCTCTTATTGTTGGGAGCATGCTTATTGTACAATTTGCCAGGATTTCTAATCAATACGACACAGGCACAACAATGGTGCTGTTAATTGTGAGAGAATTAGGCCCCGGTATTACAGCTCTTTTGGTAATATTGAGATCAGCTACTTCAGTAACCATAGAGATCGGTTATATGAAGATTTTTCATGAAATAGATGCAATTGAAATGGCGGGTATTGATCCCATACGAACAATTTGTCTGCCGAGATTAATAGGGATTACATCCGCCATACTTTGTCTTTTCATCGTTTTTGACCTGGTGTCCATTGTCGGAGGTTATGGAGTAGTGTGGAGCTTTACACATATTGATTTAGGCGACTTTCTTGGACAGATTGCAAAAGCCGTAAGTCCGACGGATATTATTGTAGGAATTGTAAAAGCCCTGTGTTTTGGAATTATTATTACCGTAACATGTCTCTATCACGGATTCAGCATAAAAAAAAATATTACTGGTTTGCCTGTGGCAACATCAAAAGCAGCTATTAAGTGCTTTTTTTACTGTCTTATAATAAATGTTGTTATATCAATAATTTTTTATATGTAA
- a CDS encoding adenylate/guanylate cyclase domain-containing protein, whose protein sequence is MKKLALFYPLLISMFAIFVGTLAYLQGISFLDLMELKTIDLRFEARGQISPGTDVVLAVIDEKSISKEGKWVWPRSKIAKLVRKLSKAGARVIAFDVGFFEQDDKKIVNTIDEIQRTIHDHNIRKKEIDNYLENLKKHANNDQLLADAIRDSTAKVVLGYFFHTDSADSSHISEKEISSNKENISGSRYEFIRYASENAQNIPLIEAGAPQSNIEIISTATDYCGYFNMFPDRDGVVRWMPGVFKFRDMFYAPLSMITVSAYLGSPISMTIGEYGVERAQIGKLAVPTDELGRILINYRGAGKTFPHIPVTDILNNNIADTVLKDKIVIVGATAVGIYDLRVTPFENVFPGVEIHANVVDSILSKDFMYQPAWAAIFDIMAIIVAGLILGFVLPKAGGISGAAAGFSLFVGHIFLCQYLFSQKGLILNLVYPLTVIILVYISITAYKYFTESRQKKFIKNAFSTYLAPAVVKQLIESPEKLVLGGEERVITAFFSDVQGFTGISEGLTPQELVELLNEFLTEMTSIILKYKGTVDKFEGDAIIAFFGAPNELENQEEIACMACIDMQKRLSELREGWKTSGRPELYMRIGLCTGPAVVGNMGSKTRMDYTMMGDTVNIAARLEGVNKIYGIYTLISETTFSKAGDKIMAREIDSINVSGKKEPVMVYQLLGYPEDIDERMNKTIDNYSNGLSAYRNQDWEKAGSFFKAALDLTPDDGPSKVMLLRCAEYKINPPPKDWNGSFAMKTK, encoded by the coding sequence ATGAAAAAACTTGCCTTATTTTATCCTCTTCTCATTTCTATGTTTGCCATATTCGTCGGAACCCTTGCCTATTTGCAAGGGATATCCTTTCTTGATCTAATGGAATTAAAAACCATTGATTTAAGATTTGAGGCCAGGGGACAAATTTCCCCGGGCACTGATGTGGTTCTGGCGGTTATTGATGAAAAAAGCATTAGTAAAGAGGGAAAGTGGGTATGGCCGAGATCAAAAATCGCAAAGCTTGTCAGAAAACTGTCAAAAGCCGGCGCCAGGGTAATAGCATTTGATGTTGGATTTTTTGAACAGGATGATAAAAAAATTGTAAACACCATAGATGAGATACAACGCACAATTCACGATCACAATATTCGAAAAAAGGAAATCGACAACTACCTGGAAAATCTAAAAAAGCATGCAAACAACGATCAGCTCCTTGCCGATGCCATAAGAGATTCCACTGCCAAGGTAGTGCTGGGATATTTTTTCCATACAGATTCTGCTGATTCAAGTCATATCAGCGAAAAGGAAATCAGCAGTAACAAGGAAAATATTTCAGGGTCCAGGTATGAATTTATACGTTATGCTTCAGAAAATGCTCAGAATATACCACTTATTGAAGCCGGAGCACCTCAATCTAATATCGAGATTATTTCAACCGCAACCGATTATTGTGGATACTTTAATATGTTTCCGGACAGAGACGGGGTCGTGCGATGGATGCCCGGTGTCTTTAAGTTCAGGGATATGTTTTACGCTCCTTTGTCGATGATTACTGTCAGCGCCTATTTAGGAAGCCCTATTTCAATGACTATTGGTGAATATGGTGTGGAAAGAGCGCAAATCGGTAAATTAGCGGTGCCGACAGATGAGTTGGGACGAATTTTGATAAATTACAGAGGAGCAGGGAAAACCTTTCCTCATATACCGGTTACAGATATATTAAATAATAATATAGCCGATACTGTTTTAAAAGACAAGATTGTTATAGTGGGTGCGACTGCTGTTGGAATCTACGATTTAAGGGTCACTCCATTTGAAAATGTTTTTCCAGGCGTTGAAATCCACGCAAATGTCGTAGACAGCATCCTTTCAAAGGATTTTATGTATCAACCGGCCTGGGCCGCTATCTTTGACATCATGGCAATAATTGTTGCCGGACTTATCTTGGGGTTTGTGCTTCCCAAGGCAGGCGGAATATCAGGCGCTGCAGCCGGTTTTTCATTGTTTGTCGGCCATATATTTTTATGCCAGTATCTATTCTCTCAAAAGGGCTTAATCCTTAACCTTGTTTACCCCCTGACTGTCATAATTTTAGTGTATATCAGTATAACAGCATACAAATATTTTACAGAATCGAGGCAGAAAAAATTTATCAAAAATGCTTTTTCTACTTATCTTGCTCCAGCAGTTGTCAAACAGCTTATCGAGTCTCCTGAAAAACTTGTGCTGGGTGGTGAAGAACGTGTAATTACAGCATTTTTTTCAGATGTTCAGGGTTTTACAGGTATTTCCGAAGGATTGACTCCACAGGAGCTGGTTGAGCTGTTAAATGAATTCCTTACAGAAATGACAAGCATAATCCTTAAATATAAAGGAACGGTGGATAAATTCGAAGGTGATGCTATAATCGCGTTTTTTGGGGCTCCTAACGAGCTTGAAAATCAGGAAGAAATAGCATGCATGGCTTGCATTGACATGCAAAAAAGGCTGTCTGAACTAAGAGAAGGCTGGAAAACATCAGGGAGGCCGGAACTTTATATGCGGATCGGTCTTTGCACAGGTCCGGCTGTTGTGGGCAACATGGGATCAAAAACACGCATGGACTATACAATGATGGGAGATACGGTTAATATCGCGGCAAGACTGGAAGGGGTTAACAAGATATACGGAATTTATACGCTGATTAGTGAAACAACTTTCAGCAAAGCAGGCGATAAAATAATGGCAAGGGAAATTGATTCGATAAATGTTTCGGGGAAAAAAGAACCGGTAATGGTTTATCAGCTTTTAGGTTATCCAGAAGATATTGATGAACGCATGAATAAGACAATAGATAATTATTCCAACGGCCTTTCTGCATACAGAAATCAGGATTGGGAAAAAGCCGGAAGTTTTTTTAAGGCAGCGTTGGACCTGACACCTGACGATGGCCCAAGCAAGGTCATGCTTCTCAGGTGTGCTGAATATAAAATCAATCCCCCTCCAAAAGATTGGAATGGATCATTTGCCATGAAAACAAAATAA
- a CDS encoding FecR family protein, whose amino-acid sequence MKKLFKISLLICLFLAPFLSFAYADRQVAGTITFMIGDVFVSHDKTAWVNADFDMKIYQGDQIRTEAESRCEITIEDGTMVRMDENSFQQIEKCMKSKTAKEVSLFLSSGKMWLNARKILAKSDSFKVRTNKAVCAIRGTKFRVDTDNEQTRISVHKGVVATWSALFDNPKPKPPDASILKPEPIAGPHPVSMEKWVEIVKAFQQITIDSNGKYEKKDFNINSIMEDQWIRWNMVRDGDQD is encoded by the coding sequence ATGAAAAAACTGTTTAAAATAAGTCTGCTTATATGTTTGTTTCTCGCTCCATTTTTATCATTTGCTTATGCAGACAGGCAAGTGGCGGGCACTATAACATTTATGATCGGAGATGTATTTGTTTCTCATGACAAAACCGCCTGGGTTAATGCGGATTTTGACATGAAAATTTATCAGGGGGATCAAATCAGGACAGAGGCGGAATCACGCTGCGAAATTACCATTGAAGACGGCACTATGGTTAGAATGGATGAGAACTCTTTCCAGCAAATTGAAAAATGTATGAAAAGCAAAACCGCTAAAGAGGTTTCCTTGTTTCTGTCTTCAGGGAAAATGTGGTTAAACGCCCGCAAGATCCTTGCAAAATCCGACAGTTTTAAGGTCAGAACCAACAAAGCGGTTTGCGCAATACGCGGAACAAAGTTCAGGGTTGATACAGATAATGAACAGACGCGAATTAGTGTGCATAAAGGGGTTGTGGCAACCTGGAGCGCTTTGTTTGACAATCCGAAACCCAAGCCGCCGGATGCTTCCATATTAAAACCTGAGCCAATCGCCGGGCCGCATCCGGTGTCCATGGAAAAATGGGTGGAAATTGTAAAAGCCTTTCAGCAGATTACAATCGATTCAAATGGAAAATATGAAAAAAAGGATTTCAACATTAACAGCATTATGGAAGATCAATGGATAAGATGGAATATGGTTCGTGATGGTGATCAGGATTAG
- a CDS encoding CHASE2 domain-containing protein, with translation MLKSHHSTYKKHIIIFSLAVVGFSVLFISILFKGIAYNILAQIDNTLYSQFLLIRERLNEDKKGIQSNVVIVGIDDKTLNKLGAYNPSKYRRYHIDLLANILKGKPSAVAYDILFGDPHDDLDVDRRFSEIMKKGPVFSVVFGSAYAQSKQMFKPLADDISGKQGMKFVSENGFESMSPFVLSSLKGIGLANAYPDNDGILRKMPMLFKVRGRFYPTISLEIFRSINNIPQSKIRIKNNRLITGKTTIPVDKYCRAYVNIDNTYKIREISFYDVWSGRVPERFFNDKVVFIAATATGLGDNKLVPLLGYVSGIMIHANLFLNMAHNNFINEVAETSYYLLILFASFFYTYLFYSRHELPLITRAVGYFSSVSLVTKFGDVFLKASFISRPYNSFKSMCDRSYGLRIFFLLFSETRQRLAPVVLQLVLLYAALFLIFYYFNILIKPFTIMIQLVISYIIVSEFKRIDFSKIVPPCRADNMSD, from the coding sequence ATGCTAAAATCTCACCATTCAACATACAAAAAACATATCATTATTTTTTCCCTTGCTGTTGTGGGATTTTCTGTTCTCTTTATTTCTATTCTGTTTAAAGGCATTGCCTACAACATACTTGCGCAGATAGACAATACCCTTTATTCTCAATTTTTGTTAATTCGGGAGCGGCTCAACGAGGATAAAAAGGGTATTCAGAGCAATGTCGTTATAGTCGGGATCGACGACAAAACATTAAACAAACTTGGCGCTTATAATCCTTCCAAATATCGAAGATATCACATAGATCTGCTTGCGAATATACTTAAAGGCAAACCATCTGCTGTGGCTTATGATATCCTTTTCGGCGATCCCCATGATGATCTGGATGTGGACAGGCGGTTTTCTGAGATTATGAAAAAAGGGCCGGTCTTTTCAGTTGTTTTCGGGTCTGCTTATGCTCAATCAAAACAAATGTTCAAGCCACTTGCCGACGATATCTCCGGCAAACAGGGCATGAAATTTGTAAGCGAAAACGGTTTTGAGTCAATGTCTCCTTTTGTGCTTTCTTCTCTGAAAGGCATTGGTCTTGCAAATGCATATCCGGATAATGATGGGATATTAAGGAAGATGCCGATGCTTTTCAAAGTGCGCGGCAGGTTCTATCCGACAATATCGCTCGAGATATTTAGAAGCATAAATAATATCCCGCAATCTAAAATCAGGATTAAAAACAACAGGCTGATAACCGGCAAGACAACAATTCCTGTTGATAAATATTGCAGGGCGTATGTAAATATCGACAATACATATAAAATAAGAGAAATATCATTTTATGATGTCTGGTCGGGTCGCGTGCCGGAGCGTTTTTTTAATGATAAAGTTGTGTTTATTGCTGCAACGGCTACAGGCCTTGGCGACAATAAACTTGTACCGCTACTTGGCTATGTCAGCGGAATAATGATTCACGCCAACCTGTTTCTGAATATGGCCCACAATAATTTCATTAATGAAGTTGCGGAGACCTCTTATTATCTTCTAATACTTTTTGCTTCTTTTTTTTATACTTACCTGTTTTATTCACGCCACGAATTACCTCTCATAACAAGAGCGGTTGGTTATTTCTCAAGTGTGTCGCTTGTAACAAAGTTCGGCGATGTGTTTCTTAAGGCCTCCTTTATCAGCCGCCCTTACAACTCATTCAAATCCATGTGTGACAGAAGCTATGGTTTAAGAATATTTTTTCTTTTGTTTTCTGAAACGAGACAGCGCCTTGCGCCGGTTGTTTTACAGCTTGTATTGCTATATGCAGCCCTTTTTTTAATTTTCTATTATTTCAACATTCTTATCAAACCATTTACCATTATGATACAATTGGTCATCTCTTATATAATTGTTTCTGAATTCAAAAGAATAGATTTCAGCAAGATAGTGCCCCCCTGTCGGGCGGATAATATGAGTGACTGA
- a CDS encoding SpoIID/LytB domain-containing protein — MPKVIEKMIMFKKPVAIFFICFFCLFFLCMGKAAIGAYNDVRGFNTAAGLLDNGMYLEALSIYQEISDYSDKQDNRARALLFMGTTCSLYLDQHDAALEQFDKIIKTYPISPAASDALFNSGMVLYEKGEFKKAYEFFKKYMKKYPDGLRGQSAEVWADSAKTQMSQIREPEEIALIPLDKRDAEDTIIRVLVENSSEKITIYSEQNISLYNPFSKKMIYRSSEPVTFTKQGEQLAANGRKLDLTMCAVKTDGKTIMVDNRRFRGDLTILADSKSLSVINNIPVEQYLYGVVPKEMPHDWEKEALKAQAVAARTYALYIKDKSADKPYDVESTTTSQVYGGFDSEKEESNLAVDETQGQVLTYNGRLIVAYFHSSSGGHTEDSKNVWSTDLPYLKGIPDTFSANIPNGQWSFFVSYNDMQNSLNKYGLNIGQIRGLNAAGESRSGRLLGVRVIAKNGTTELKSNNFRIKVGATGLKSTLLKIAPDRDGILFTGKGYGHGVGMSQWGANVMAQKGFDYQDILKHYYQSVKIVALSSQQ; from the coding sequence ATGCCTAAAGTTATAGAAAAAATGATAATGTTTAAAAAACCGGTTGCAATCTTTTTTATTTGCTTCTTTTGCCTGTTTTTTCTTTGCATGGGAAAAGCGGCTATTGGCGCATATAATGATGTTAGAGGTTTTAATACAGCCGCCGGACTGCTTGATAATGGAATGTATCTTGAAGCGTTAAGCATATATCAGGAGATTTCAGATTATTCGGATAAACAGGACAACAGAGCGCGGGCATTATTGTTCATGGGAACTACTTGCAGCCTTTATCTTGACCAGCATGACGCTGCCTTGGAACAATTCGACAAAATCATTAAAACCTATCCGATTAGCCCGGCTGCCTCTGATGCTCTGTTTAACAGCGGAATGGTCTTGTATGAAAAGGGTGAATTTAAAAAAGCTTATGAGTTTTTTAAAAAGTACATGAAAAAATATCCGGATGGCCTGCGCGGACAATCGGCGGAAGTATGGGCTGACAGCGCAAAGACTCAGATGTCACAGATTCGGGAACCTGAAGAGATTGCTTTGATTCCTTTGGATAAGAGGGACGCTGAGGATACAATTATAAGGGTTTTGGTTGAAAACAGCTCTGAAAAAATTACCATTTATTCAGAGCAAAACATCTCATTGTATAATCCATTTTCAAAGAAAATGATTTATCGCAGCTCAGAGCCTGTAACCTTTACAAAACAGGGGGAGCAGCTTGCGGCAAATGGCCGAAAGCTTGATCTCACCATGTGTGCGGTCAAAACCGACGGCAAAACTATTATGGTTGATAACCGCAGATTCAGAGGTGATCTTACTATATTAGCTGATTCAAAATCGCTGTCTGTTATTAATAATATTCCGGTTGAACAGTATCTTTATGGTGTCGTACCCAAAGAAATGCCGCATGACTGGGAAAAGGAAGCCCTGAAAGCTCAGGCAGTGGCTGCCAGAACATATGCTCTTTATATTAAAGATAAAAGCGCCGACAAACCTTATGATGTGGAATCGACCACGACATCGCAGGTATATGGAGGATTTGACTCTGAAAAAGAGGAGTCAAATCTGGCGGTTGATGAGACACAAGGTCAGGTACTTACCTATAATGGAAGACTTATTGTCGCCTATTTTCATTCAAGCAGCGGAGGGCATACCGAAGATTCAAAAAATGTATGGAGCACTGATTTGCCGTATCTTAAAGGGATTCCTGACACTTTTAGCGCAAATATCCCAAATGGCCAGTGGAGCTTTTTTGTTTCATATAATGATATGCAAAATAGTTTGAACAAGTACGGCCTGAATATTGGACAGATCAGGGGACTCAATGCCGCTGGTGAGTCTCGATCAGGACGTTTACTGGGAGTAAGGGTTATTGCAAAGAACGGGACAACCGAATTAAAAAGCAATAATTTCAGAATAAAGGTTGGAGCAACCGGGTTAAAAAGCACACTTCTAAAAATAGCTCCGGATCGTGACGGCATTCTTTTTACCGGCAAAGGTTACGGTCATGGAGTCGGTATGAGTCAATGGGGCGCCAATGTGATGGCCCAAAAAGGGTTCGATTATCAGGATATTTTAAAGCATTATTATCAATCCGTTAAAATAGTGGCTCTGAGCAGCCAACAATGA
- a CDS encoding DUF4384 domain-containing protein, whose protein sequence is MSSVKSKTGRINVVRIAALVFLFIISSSYAYASQSTITEAAGYACMGEDRSRRQTELAALEAAKRNAIEFASTYMTSETHMKDFELEKDLVSAYANATVKVIKELEKGWYKDAKSGDCFSVKIKVEVIPDEKAMDKVSKRKDVVDNPSAPLHVRLWTDKKEYERGDRMRIYIKGNKPFYARVIYKDAVGEMVQILPNPYRNENYFQGGVIYEIPSGNDKFDLEINPPFGEENISIYASTSPLGDIDLHSQGGVYFVKTKAKDIGPRTRGIKLTGKSTAAGGYASEFYEDKAEVKTRSAK, encoded by the coding sequence ATGTCATCCGTTAAATCAAAAACAGGAAGAATAAATGTGGTAAGAATAGCCGCTCTGGTATTTCTGTTCATTATATCCTCTTCGTATGCCTATGCCTCGCAATCTACCATTACAGAGGCCGCTGGGTATGCCTGCATGGGTGAGGACAGGTCAAGGAGACAGACGGAACTGGCTGCGCTGGAAGCTGCAAAGAGAAACGCAATAGAGTTTGCATCGACCTACATGACAAGCGAAACACACATGAAGGACTTTGAGCTTGAAAAGGATCTGGTATCTGCATACGCAAATGCTACAGTGAAAGTCATTAAGGAGCTTGAGAAGGGCTGGTACAAAGATGCAAAGTCAGGGGATTGCTTCAGTGTGAAAATTAAGGTTGAGGTGATACCTGATGAAAAGGCAATGGATAAAGTTTCTAAAAGAAAGGATGTTGTGGATAATCCGTCTGCCCCGCTTCATGTCCGGCTCTGGACGGATAAAAAGGAATATGAGCGTGGCGACAGGATGAGGATTTACATAAAAGGGAACAAGCCTTTCTATGCCCGTGTCATATACAAGGATGCTGTCGGGGAAATGGTTCAGATCCTGCCAAACCCTTACAGAAATGAAAACTATTTCCAGGGCGGGGTTATCTATGAAATTCCATCAGGCAACGACAAATTTGATCTTGAAATAAACCCCCCATTCGGCGAGGAAAATATATCCATATATGCAAGCACATCACCGCTGGGCGACATAGACCTTCACTCTCAGGGAGGAGTCTATTTTGTCAAGACAAAGGCAAAAGACATCGGTCCAAGAACAAGAGGGATAAAACTGACGGGAAAATCAACCGCCGCAGGCGGCTATGCCTCTGAGTTTTATGAGGATAAGGCTGAAGTTAAAACAAGGTCTGCGAAATAA
- a CDS encoding AAA family ATPase: MENIKRILNIDLPPGQSAFLWGPRKTGKSTYLKARFPGSLVYNFLQTDLFFEFSRKPALLRERLLAKDDDVLKHPVILDEVQKIPQLLDEVHWLIENKGLSFILCGSSARKLKRGKANLLGGRAWRYEMFPFVTLELENWDLLRVLNCGMIPDHYLKENYKKSLKAYTQDYLKEEVFNEGLTRNIPAFSRFFDAMAYSHGELTNYSNIARDCGVDSKTVKEYYQILVDTLLGAMIEPFKRRQNRQVISKAAKFYLFDVGVAGAITKRHIEEEKGELFGKAFEHFIFMEIAAYNSYNEIDYEINFWRTKSGLEVDFVLGGGDVAIEVKGSTLIEKRDLQPLNAFIEEYSPRKALVVCNEMEERVHGRIQIMPYRNFLSDLWEGKIIR, encoded by the coding sequence ATGGAAAATATCAAGAGGATCCTGAATATCGATCTCCCGCCAGGGCAGTCTGCTTTTTTATGGGGGCCAAGAAAGACAGGAAAATCGACTTATCTGAAAGCAAGGTTTCCAGGCAGCCTTGTGTATAATTTTCTTCAAACCGATCTGTTTTTTGAGTTCTCCAGGAAACCTGCTCTTTTGCGGGAACGACTGCTGGCAAAGGATGATGATGTTCTGAAACATCCGGTGATATTGGATGAGGTACAGAAGATTCCTCAACTCCTGGACGAAGTTCACTGGTTGATTGAAAATAAGGGTTTGAGCTTTATACTGTGTGGATCAAGCGCACGGAAGCTGAAGAGAGGAAAGGCTAACCTTCTTGGGGGCAGGGCATGGCGTTATGAGATGTTTCCATTTGTTACGCTTGAACTGGAGAACTGGGATCTGTTAAGAGTATTAAATTGCGGCATGATACCGGATCATTATCTTAAGGAAAACTATAAGAAATCCTTGAAAGCCTATACGCAAGATTATTTAAAAGAAGAAGTTTTTAATGAGGGGTTAACCCGAAACATTCCCGCATTTTCCAGATTCTTTGATGCCATGGCATACTCTCACGGAGAGCTTACAAATTATTCCAATATAGCGCGTGATTGCGGTGTAGATTCCAAGACTGTAAAAGAGTATTATCAGATACTTGTGGATACGCTTTTAGGCGCTATGATAGAACCCTTTAAGAGGAGGCAAAACCGGCAGGTCATCAGCAAAGCGGCAAAATTTTACTTGTTTGATGTGGGGGTTGCAGGCGCCATAACAAAGCGACATATTGAGGAAGAAAAGGGTGAATTGTTCGGAAAAGCATTTGAGCATTTTATTTTTATGGAGATCGCAGCCTACAATTCCTACAATGAAATCGATTATGAAATCAATTTCTGGAGGACAAAATCAGGTTTGGAAGTCGACTTTGTATTGGGCGGAGGCGATGTAGCCATTGAAGTAAAAGGCTCAACTCTAATCGAGAAAAGGGATTTACAGCCTTTGAACGCCTTTATAGAGGAATATTCGCCACGTAAGGCATTGGTTGTATGTAATGAGATGGAAGAGAGAGTTCATGGCAGGATACAAATAATGCCATATAGAAATTTCCTGAGTGACTTATGGGAAGGCAAGATCATTCGGTAA